AAGTCCTGCCACGCCTGATCGAACCCGAACGGGGCATCGCCGATCCCGACGACGATGCCGATCGCGAGCAGGATTCCGGCAGCGACGAGCCCCGCCCCGATCCACAGCGGACGGCGGTAGGCGACGCGCACATCGGTCTCGGCCATCCCGTCATCCTGCCATCGCGCGGGATGATGAGGGGGTGCCTGGCCTCAAGGACGTCGTCCGCGCTATCATCGCGCCCCTCACCCGCACCCGCTGGTTCCGTCGGGTCGGCCCGGTGTTCCTGCCGCCGTTCGAGCGCTTCATGAAGGGCATCACGGGCGGCCGCCTGCAGGTGAGCGGCATCCTGGTGCCGTCGCTGGTGCTGCGCACGACCGGCGCGCGCAGCGGCGAGCCCCGCGAGGCCGAGCTGATGTACACACCCGACGGCCGGGGCCGCGCGATCGTGGCGGGCACGAGCTTCGCCCGCAGCCGCCACCCCGCGTGGTCGACGAACCTCCTCGCGCACCCGGACGCCGAGATCACCGTGCGCGGCAGACGGATGCCGGTGCACGCGAGTCTCATCCCGGACGACGAGCGGGATGCCGCGTGGGCGCGCATCGAAGCGCAATGGCCCGGCTACCGCGCCTATGAGAGGGAGTCGGGGCGCACCGTGCGCCTGTTCCGGCTGCAGCCGGTGCGGCGCGACGGCTGAGCCCTGCTACGGGGCCAGCTGGGCGACGGTGCGCGGCCGGATCACGAACAGCACGGTGGCGACGGCGATCAGCAGGCAGCCGACCATGACCGAGGCCATCGTGGTCGCGGTGATGCCGGCATCCTTCGCGATCCAGCCGACGAGCGGCGAGATCACGCCGGCGACGCCGAAGTTCGACGCGCCGATCAGCGACTGCGCCGTGCCCGCGGCCTTGCCGTGCCGGTCGAGCGCGAGCACCTGCACGGTCGGGAACGTGAAGCCGACGCCGGTCATGAACAGGAACAGCGGGATCACGG
This region of Microbacterium thalassium genomic DNA includes:
- a CDS encoding nitroreductase family deazaflavin-dependent oxidoreductase; the protein is MPGLKDVVRAIIAPLTRTRWFRRVGPVFLPPFERFMKGITGGRLQVSGILVPSLVLRTTGARSGEPREAELMYTPDGRGRAIVAGTSFARSRHPAWSTNLLAHPDAEITVRGRRMPVHASLIPDDERDAAWARIEAQWPGYRAYERESGRTVRLFRLQPVRRDG